Part of the Rhodopirellula bahusiensis genome is shown below.
GAGTTTCCCGACCAGAATTCAAAGCTGAAAAACGATAAAATTCAACCAAGTGTTTCACAAGACGAACGAGACTTGTGGGTAAAGACAAGGGCGATGCCCCTGGCTATGTTGAAAAAGGCCGTTGGCCATCAACGGATAAAGCGCAACTTCAAAGCTCACGCTTCGGATTGTGATTGGTTGTCTTGGCCGACTCTGACGGGCAAGAGTACCCATCCTCCATGCGCTGAAACGTCGTTGAGGAGGGTGAAGTAAAACGGCACAACCGCTTGAGTCAATCATCCCCCGGCAGGTCCAGACTCGCGTTGCGAGCGTAGACTTTCGCGACAGCCGCGTCGTCTTCGCCGCCCAACCCCATTCCCGCGGCGGCCAGAAACTGTTGCAGAGCCGCGGCGGTCAACGGAGCACTGAACTTCGCATCGCGTGCGATGTCCAAAACGATGCCCAAGTCCTTCGGCCAGATGTTCACTTGGCTCAGCGGTGTGTAGTCGCCGGCGGCAATGTGCGGCCCGCGGTTCTCCAGCATCCAACTGGTCCCGGCGCACTGCGGGATCACCTCCAGAAACTTTTCCGGTGACACGCCTTGCGTCATGCCAAACGTCATCGCTTCGGCCAGGGCTGCGATGTGTACTCCGGCGAGCAGTTGGTTGACCGCCTTCATGGCCGAACCTGCACCAACCTCCCCGAGCCGGAATACGTTTTCGGCCATCGCGTCGAGCGCCGGACTCGCCACCTCAAACGCTTTCTCAGAACCCGCCGCCATGATCGAGAGTTGTCCCTTGGCGGACTTGGCCGCGCCACCGGAAATCGGAGCGTCCAGGTAATGCAGTCCGCAATCGTTGCACCGACTGGCCATATCACGGGCGAAATCGGGGGCCACCGTCGCGCAGGCGATCACGACGCTACCCTCTTTCATCATGCGTGCCACTCCGCTGGGACCGAACAAAACCGCAGAAGTCTGATCGGCGTTGAGGACAGAAACGACAACGATGTCCAGCGTCTCTGCGACGTCCTTGAGGTCGCCGGGCTGGCCACCTTCGGCGCGAAATCGCTCGACCGGATCAGGCGAGATGTCTGTGCCCCAAA
Proteins encoded:
- the ltnD gene encoding L-threonate dehydrogenase → MTTAAKIAVIGLGAMGYGMAKSCLRAGHEVWGTDISPDPVERFRAEGGQPGDLKDVAETLDIVVVSVLNADQTSAVLFGPSGVARMMKEGSVVIACATVAPDFARDMASRCNDCGLHYLDAPISGGAAKSAKGQLSIMAAGSEKAFEVASPALDAMAENVFRLGEVGAGSAMKAVNQLLAGVHIAALAEAMTFGMTQGVSPEKFLEVIPQCAGTSWMLENRGPHIAAGDYTPLSQVNIWPKDLGIVLDIARDAKFSAPLTAAALQQFLAAAGMGLGGEDDAAVAKVYARNASLDLPGDD